The genomic DNA CTTTATGTCTTCGGCCCGGTTCATGCAGTATATGGCGGGAACGACCGGTCTTGCCTTCAATTTCAGTGATGCACGCGAAACGACTCAATCTTTTCCGGCCATGTTCTGGTATGCATCCAAATTAGGCGATCCTTCCTTGCTCTGGAACGAAAAAATATTCCTGACACGCGAGGATACGCATTTTACTGCGGAAGAAGAGCGTTTCCTGCCGATTATCTTGATCTATGGTTCCCGCTTCGATATGAAGGAAGTGACGCCTCCTGTCTCGAAAATCTGGACCGGACATGGAAAAGTGCCTGTAGCTCTGATCCGTACCGGATGGGATAAGGGTGAAGGTTTTTATGTCGGGATAAAAGGAGGAACGGCTTCGGCCAACCATGCTCATATGGATGCCGGATCATTTGTGTTCGAAGCTCAGGGAGTTCGTTGGGCACAGGATTTGGGTATGCAGGAGTATTATTCTCTGGAAAAGGAAGGCGTACGACTGTGGAACGGTGATCAGGACGGGCAACGTTGGGATGTCTTCCGCTATAATAACTTTGTGCATAATACGTTGACGGTAAACGGAGAAAAGCACCAGGTAAAAGGAGCGGTTCCGATTCTCGCTACTTATACGAAAGATGCACGGTTGGGAGCCAGCTTGGATATGACTTCTTTGTTCGGTAGTAATCTGAAGAAAGCGACACGCGAGGTTGTGCTTGTGAAGGAACGGTATTTGCAGGTAACGGATCAGGTGCAGGCTGCCGGCCAACCAGCTTCTGTCCGGTGGACGATGGTCACCTCCGCCACTCCTAAGCTGCTCGATTCCCACACGATAGAATTGACGAAAGAAGGTAAGAAATTACATGTGATTATCGACAGTCCTTCGGCTGCCGCCTTCTCTGTGGTCGATAATGTTCCGTCGCATAGCTACGATGCTCCGAATCCCGGTTCTGTCCGGATTGTTTTTGATGTTGATGTGAAAGCCGGTCGGAAGGAAACATTGAAAGTGCGGCTGGTTCCGGTTGTGGAATAATACATGAATGTACCGATATGCCGGGGTACGACAATACCGCTGAATGGGCATATCGGTATGCTTCAATTCCTATTTGTTATTTGCCGAAATTCCAGTTCCTGATGATTTGCAGTATTTCCTCTTTCATTTCCTTCGTTATGTTGTTTTGTGTACTGGGCTGGAAGGCGAGAAACCTCTTGGCTGCTTTATGGAATTTGTCCGGATGTAAAAAAGAGGGGTTTGTATACAATTTGGCGAGTAGGAAGTAGGTATATCCCTGTTCCGGTAAAATCCGGCTGATTTCCAGCAGGTAACTTTCCGCTTTCTGGTATTGCTTGATCGCCTTTTCGTTTTTTGCAATTGCATAGTATAGTTCGGGGGCTGCACTTAGTTTTAATGCCCTGTCCAACCATTTGATGGCAATATCGTGCTGTCCGGTCTTATAGAAACATTCTGCTCCCTCATATAGAAAATCTGTCCGGTGGTATAACTGGACAAACAGACCGGCATACCGGCTGGCTGCTTGTTCGTACTCCTGATTATGATATAATTCCTGAAGCGTCTTCCATTCCCTATAGGTATAGTAGGTATCTTTCTGTCCGTAGAAAAGAATGCAGGTAAGAATGGCGGCGATGGCACTGATATACGGGATACTCCTTTGTGCTCGCTGCTTGTTATGCTTCGGATTGGTCACACATATAGTGGTCAGGAATAAGAGCAGAACCCAGTAGGTCGGGAGTTGGAGCGGATAGGAATAAAGGGCGAAGATTCCGAGTGCCAGAATTCCGCCGGATGCTCCAATCTGTCTGTGTCTGATCCCATAATAAAGGGAAAATGCGAGCCAGAAGATGAAGAACAGCAACCCCGTAATACCTAACTCAAGTCCTATTTGCAGATATTCGTTGTATGCATACTGGGGACAGGTTGCGGTTTGTTTTTCTTTGGAAGAAGCGGTATCGGTTTCGAAATAGGCAGATTGTTCCTTTGCGTATGTGGCTGGAAAGCCGCCTATACCTATGCCGGTTACCGGATGTTCCATGATAGCCTGGGTCGTGATATTCCAGATCAAAAGCCGGCGATCTCCGGCCTGGGCTTTTTGGATATTCCCGACCAAAATGACTGCCGTGATCGCAACAAACAGGATAATCGAAGAGATAGCAAACAGCTGGATGTGTTTCTGTATGGCTTTTTTCGTCTGTTTCCATCCGATCAGCCTCATCCAGCAAACCCAGATTCCGGAAAGGAGGGCTGCAAGCCATACGGGTTGGTCTGTTTTGAATATTAAGGTGGTGATAATCAAAGTAGATCCGAGAATGGAGAAATAGAACAGGAAAGTACGGGATTTCCACAAAGCGATCTTGTCGCAATTCTTAAAACGGAGTAATGTGTTCAGACAGACTGGAAAAATGACTGCGATATAGCCATAGAAAGGCTCTGGTTTCAGCGATGTTTCAAGCAGCCTGAAGACAGGATGGGTGATGGGAGCAGGATTGATGGTATGGCTGATCCCCCAGATGGCCGGAACGATTCCGGTAAATATGATGATCGTAATGAAAAACGGTCGTAATTCCTGATGCGCCTGTAAAGCACCTCTGAGCATAAACCAGAGAGCAACCAGCTGAGCGATGAAAAGGAAACGTTCCGGCTGAAGATTCTCGTCTTTGTCGTAAGAAACCAATACGATACCGAACAGAAGTAATAATAAGGCATCCGGTAATGAAAAGATAAAACGGCTTTTCTTTGTTGTGAATTCCATAAGTAGAACCCCACCGGCTAACAATAGAGATGTGAAATGAAACCAGCAAATTTTTCCGGACAGCGTGCCGTCTGCTAATTCCGGATTCATGGCGAAGATTATACACAATAGTAACATTCCACTCGTTGCGAGTAAAAGTAATCTTAGATAACTAAAAAAATTATTCATAATTATATTTATTAAAATGTGAAAAAACTCTGCTTTCTGTGGGTTGAGAGGCAGAGACCTTCTCACAACTTATCTGTCAGGCATTGCCAAATGGATGGCAAAGAAATGGACCGATGCAAGTATACCCTATTTAAACAGAAAGAGAAGCCAGTGTGTTTTCCTTTTGAGAGGAAAGATTTGAACAGGTCTAAAGAGGTCGCAAAAGTATATTTTGCTTTATTGGAGGGTGAATGTTAGAGTTGACATTTTGTTGACAATATGCAAACGACTGGCATACAAAATATTTTGATGATAAACGGTAATCCTTATTTGAAAGGGGAAAGTTAAGGTTAGGGTTGTTTTTTTAATGTGAAAAGAGGTAAATAGAGGAAGATTCCTAAGATAGACATGGCAAGCCCGCCGATGGTGCCGGCGGCAAGCGGGAACCAAAACGCTTCCTTATCCGGACCTAACATGAATGGGATGAAGCCTAAGATGGTCGAAACGACTGTGAGGAAAATGGGCGTGATCTTAGCATTCCAGGCTTTCAGATATGCCTTGTAGGGCGACATCAACGGTTTGCGTTGCCGGATTTGGTTGTATTCATTCAAAATGTAGATGCTTGCGTTAACGGTTATGCCGCACAATAGGACGAAGGAGGCAAATCCTCCTTGGTCGAAATTCAATTTGAACCAATAGAACGTGAGGAATACGCCAATGTAAGAGATCGGTATTACAAAGATAACGGCCAACGGCTGTTTCAGCGAATTGAACAGGATACTGGTGGTAAAGAAGATAATGACGATGATCAGCAATAACAGAAGATATTGTTTATTGTCCTTTTTGTCCCAATACCAGTAAGCGCTTTCCGACTTGGCGGTATAACCCATCGGCAGTATGGCATTGATTTCCTTCAGGTCGCGTTCCTGTATCTTATTTCCTTGATTGGAAGCCCCGATATATTCGTATTGCAGACAGAGGCGGTATTGTTGGTTTACTTTGCAAACCTTCTGCGGCATCTGTCCTTTTTCGACACTTGCAAGTTCTGCTAACTTGTAGGGCTTGCCGTCAATAGTTTGTGGAACATACTGCATGCTCCACACATCGTATTCCTGTGACTGGCGGGAGGAGAGTTTCAGTTTCTCTGTCTCTTCGTTGACGACGATCGTCCCGGTATAAATGTCCTTTCCGAAAACGGGATTGATGGAGGCGAACAGGTCGATCGGCTGTATGTCCTCCTGGGTCAGCCGGGCTTTGTTGAGGTTGAAGTAGAACTCCTGGTAATCGTCTTTCCACCACGAGAATTCTGAATTGATCAGCACTTCCTTGATGCGGCGGTGGGTGAGCAACTTGGCTTTCAGCTGTTCGGCCCATTCGTACAGCTCGTCGTAGTTGTAACCATACATCACGATACGGAAAGAACCGGCTCCTTCGCGTACATCGTTGCTGAATCCCTGGTCCTGCAAACCGTAGACTTGCCAGCTCCCCCCCCCCAATTCAAGTGCTTTGCTGATGATTTTGCTTTTCAATGTGTACGGGAAACCGCTCCGTTCACTCTCTTTCGTAAAATAGATGCGGATACCGGCCTGGCGTGCGCTGTAGACGTTTGTTTGGAACTGTCGTATTTCTTTGAAGGTGCTGAGATAGGCTTCCATCCGGCTCATCAAGGTATTCATTTGTGGCAAGGTCGTCCCGTTCGGGAGCGATGCGCTGACAGACAGGATCGTTTCTTCGTTGCGGGTGAAGTAACTTCCTTCATAAACTTTTTGTACGAACAGGCGTAGGGTCCCGCCCAATGCCTTATCGACGATGGGTTTGATCTTCTCCTTGTACGTCTCGTTGGAGGCGAATTTATTATATGTATCGATTAGCAGGGTGTCTGTTGCCGTGTAGACCTTCTTTTTGTCTTTCGTGTCGTATTCGATTTTTTCCGGTAACAGGAAAACCGGGATGCCGAATGCTAACAGTAAAATGAAACATGCCAATTTCTTCCATCCGCAAAGGAAATCGATCTGACATTGATAGTACCGGTTGTAGTAGACAGGGAAACGTTTGAGAATGCGGTTCGTTCTTTTTCTGATCCGGCTTTTCCATGTATACTCGGTCTCTTCTCCGGATATGTTCTTTTTTCCGCTTTTTTTCCATTCCAGGTTCATCTTATCGATTAGGGCGGGAACCAGGAAAAGCGCGATCAATAGGGAGACTCCTAAATTGATGATGACGACAGCCGCAAAATCCTGCAGATTGAGGCGTATCTTTTCATCTAAGAAAAAGATAATGACCAGTGCACCTATCGTTGTCAAAGTGGCTGCCAATATGGATAGGATTGCCTTTCGGTTATGTCGGTTCCGGATATGTTCCGTCATGACGATCGTGTTGTCGATCACCAGGCTGAGTGAGATTGTGACGCCTGCCAACGAATAAAGCTGCATTTCCAGTCCTGACAGATAATAAAGGATGACAGCAATACTGAGGTTGATCGAAAGGCTGATGATGATCAGTAACAGATATTTTATCTCGCGTGTGATCAGCAAGACAAACATCAGTAGGATCAGGACGGTGAGCCCCGTACGGACATAAATCTTGTTCAGTTCGTCCTGAATGAATTCGGTCGCGTCATAGCTGGTATGTATTTCATAACCGGGTGGAAGCAAGGTACGGATATGTTCCATTTCGGCTCTTACCCGTTTGGCAAGTTCCAGCTGGTTCGCCGTCTCCTCGGCGCGGATGGACAGATAGATGGAATTCAAGCCGTTGATACGGTAATAACTCTGTGGAGCTTCTTCCTGACGGGTAACTTTTAGCAGTTGGTCCAGGCGGATCAGCTTGCCGTCTTTGTTCAGGACGGTTATAAGCGATGGGTTGAATCCGTCTGTTTCGTTTTCAGGAACCAAAGCGAGACGTATCCACTGGCTACTTTGTCCTTCTTTGCACGAAGTCGCCAACTGGGTTTCCACGTTTCCGGTTCCTAAGAATTCTTTTTGATAATACTGGCTGATCGCTTTCTGTATATCCGGGATGCTGATACCTAACGTTGCCAGCTGACGGCTATCATATTCCAGTCGCCATTCCATCGGGGTGGCACCACTGACATCGATGCGGTAG from Parabacteroides merdae ATCC 43184 includes the following:
- a CDS encoding heparinase II/III domain-containing protein; translated protein: MNKTLYLIFICLLLCAGTHLVAQTFDYNRVSGHPRLLMKQGEEQQIRESLKDNPEMQRVYKQIVGEADRLLVCPTLTYKKEGRRLLAVSREALKRIFDLSFVYRMTGEDKYRLRAEQEMVSVCSFGDWNPSHFLDVGEMTMAVAIGYDWLFDKLSPETRRVVRESILQKGFAPSNDKQYNWFLKAENNWNQVCNTGLVYGALALLDSDSKEAAAVIERAMSSVPLSMKVYAPDGNYPEGYNYWGYGTSFNVMLIAALESALGSDGGLSAVEGFMSSARFMQYMAGTTGLAFNFSDARETTQSFPAMFWYASKLGDPSLLWNEKIFLTREDTHFTAEEERFLPIILIYGSRFDMKEVTPPVSKIWTGHGKVPVALIRTGWDKGEGFYVGIKGGTASANHAHMDAGSFVFEAQGVRWAQDLGMQEYYSLEKEGVRLWNGDQDGQRWDVFRYNNFVHNTLTVNGEKHQVKGAVPILATYTKDARLGASLDMTSLFGSNLKKATREVVLVKERYLQVTDQVQAAGQPASVRWTMVTSATPKLLDSHTIELTKEGKKLHVIIDSPSAAAFSVVDNVPSHSYDAPNPGSVRIVFDVDVKAGRKETLKVRLVPVVE
- a CDS encoding O-antigen ligase family protein — protein: MEFTTKKSRFIFSLPDALLLLLFGIVLVSYDKDENLQPERFLFIAQLVALWFMLRGALQAHQELRPFFITIIIFTGIVPAIWGISHTINPAPITHPVFRLLETSLKPEPFYGYIAVIFPVCLNTLLRFKNCDKIALWKSRTFLFYFSILGSTLIITTLIFKTDQPVWLAALLSGIWVCWMRLIGWKQTKKAIQKHIQLFAISSIILFVAITAVILVGNIQKAQAGDRRLLIWNITTQAIMEHPVTGIGIGGFPATYAKEQSAYFETDTASSKEKQTATCPQYAYNEYLQIGLELGITGLLFFIFWLAFSLYYGIRHRQIGASGGILALGIFALYSYPLQLPTYWVLLLFLTTICVTNPKHNKQRAQRSIPYISAIAAILTCILFYGQKDTYYTYREWKTLQELYHNQEYEQAASRYAGLFVQLYHRTDFLYEGAECFYKTGQHDIAIKWLDRALKLSAAPELYYAIAKNEKAIKQYQKAESYLLEISRILPEQGYTYFLLAKLYTNPSFLHPDKFHKAAKRFLAFQPSTQNNITKEMKEEILQIIRNWNFGK
- a CDS encoding efflux RND transporter permease subunit — translated: MSASPKISSFTIIVTFLCVALAGIAFIPLLPIKLSPSRTLPQLTISYNMPGNSARVIEMEVTSRLEAMLARIKGIKEINSTSGNGWGYVTLELDKHTNIDAARFEASTIIRQTWPSLPDGLSYPVLEMSRPDDKEVRPFMSYTLNAAATPIFIQRFAEDQIKPRLSGIPGIYRIDVSGATPMEWRLEYDSRQLATLGISIPDIQKAISQYYQKEFLGTGNVETQLATSCKEGQSSQWIRLALVPENETDGFNPSLITVLNKDGKLIRLDQLLKVTRQEEAPQSYYRINGLNSIYLSIRAEETANQLELAKRVRAEMEHIRTLLPPGYEIHTSYDATEFIQDELNKIYVRTGLTVLILLMFVLLITREIKYLLLIIISLSINLSIAVILYYLSGLEMQLYSLAGVTISLSLVIDNTIVMTEHIRNRHNRKAILSILAATLTTIGALVIIFFLDEKIRLNLQDFAAVVIINLGVSLLIALFLVPALIDKMNLEWKKSGKKNISGEETEYTWKSRIRKRTNRILKRFPVYYNRYYQCQIDFLCGWKKLACFILLLAFGIPVFLLPEKIEYDTKDKKKVYTATDTLLIDTYNKFASNETYKEKIKPIVDKALGGTLRLFVQKVYEGSYFTRNEETILSVSASLPNGTTLPQMNTLMSRMEAYLSTFKEIRQFQTNVYSARQAGIRIYFTKESERSGFPYTLKSKIISKALELGGGSWQVYGLQDQGFSNDVREGAGSFRIVMYGYNYDELYEWAEQLKAKLLTHRRIKEVLINSEFSWWKDDYQEFYFNLNKARLTQEDIQPIDLFASINPVFGKDIYTGTIVVNEETEKLKLSSRQSQEYDVWSMQYVPQTIDGKPYKLAELASVEKGQMPQKVCKVNQQYRLCLQYEYIGASNQGNKIQERDLKEINAILPMGYTAKSESAYWYWDKKDNKQYLLLLLIIVIIFFTTSILFNSLKQPLAVIFVIPISYIGVFLTFYWFKLNFDQGGFASFVLLCGITVNASIYILNEYNQIRQRKPLMSPYKAYLKAWNAKITPIFLTVVSTILGFIPFMLGPDKEAFWFPLAAGTIGGLAMSILGIFLYLPLFTLKKQP